The following proteins are co-located in the Betaproteobacteria bacterium genome:
- the fliE gene encoding flagellar hook-basal body complex protein FliE, whose translation MQVILLAISTGLSRKKAGISRLLRRLPEMAMLLLFNPHQWVRMPAPGDFSRSLFMDPISSIGRAGAISPIDSANALSGTNRTGGVSFGKSLEDAMANVSKLQNQSQILTREFQAENPNVTLEETMISIQQSSLSFQAVVQVRNKLVTAYNEMMNMQV comes from the coding sequence ATGCAGGTCATTTTGCTCGCCATATCCACTGGCCTAAGCCGGAAAAAGGCCGGAATTTCCCGGCTACTTCGGCGGCTGCCTGAAATGGCGATGCTGTTACTGTTCAATCCTCATCAATGGGTGCGCATGCCGGCGCCCGGCGATTTCTCCAGGAGCCTTTTCATGGACCCCATCTCTTCAATCGGACGTGCCGGCGCCATTTCGCCAATCGACAGTGCCAATGCGCTGTCGGGAACCAATCGCACGGGCGGCGTCAGCTTCGGCAAATCGCTCGAAGACGCCATGGCCAACGTGAGCAAGCTGCAGAACCAGTCGCAAATCCTCACGCGCGAGTTCCAGGCCGAGAATCCCAACGTGACGCTGGAAGAAACCATGATCTCGATCCAGCAATCGTCACTGTCGTTCCAGGCCGTGGTGCAGGTGCGTAACAAGCTGGTGACTGCTTACAACGAAATGATGAATATGCAGGTGTGA